A region of the Perca flavescens isolate YP-PL-M2 chromosome 15, PFLA_1.0, whole genome shotgun sequence genome:
CTACTCTGTGAACGGTTAAATGGACTTCTACCTTATCTGGGCGCTGCACGATTAAAGTCCAAAAAACCAACTCCATAGCTGTCAGCAGATTGGGCGCGCGGCCCCAGCGCCAGGCTGACTGCAGGTCCTCCAGAGCCTTTGCAACAGGTTCCCCAGGCCACACACTTTGCTGCAAGATGATcaatatgaataaaatgtgtCTATTGATTAAACCGAGTCAGGTGAGCAGGAAATGTTAACGGTATATTCGGACTTCCCCACCTCAGGCTGAGCTCTCAGGTCCTTGATCCAGTTGAGGATCACAGTTTTGGCCTGCAGCACGTCCTGCTCATTAATCATATCAGGCTGTTTGACATCGTCCATCTCTGGCCAGCCATCTGTCTGCAAGGGCCTCTTctgcacacagaaacatacaaacCTTTAGTGGCAAAACCTCTCTGTACCTTCAGTAAGTATAGTCACAGTCTGTGCCTATTACTCTCCCTCTGGAAATGGAGGATTTTCTCAAATAAGCACCTTGCTCTCTAACATGGAGGCCCACTGTAGAATGAAGACCCTGCAGAGAGATGCTGGCCAGATGTCATCAAGGTTCCAGATGTTCTCCAGGACTGCTGACCTCTGCAGAGGCAAAacagagagacaagagaggaaaaCATGGGGTTGGTGATGGACTGAGAGGTAAAGACAAAACCTATTAGTACACAAGTCTGAcaaaatcatttcagttttCATGAGTGAATTGTTACCTGGCACACTCGGCTTAGATCTCGAGCCAGATCCACAATAAACAGCTGATCCTCATCCAAAGGCTCCCTCTTCTCATTCTTCGCTCTCTTGTGTGATTCCtgcgaaaaaaataaaataaaagattttcTGTGGGAAAGTGCTTGGAAAGGGAAGAGTTCCCAGCCAAAAAAGAACATTTGGAGGACATTAGTGCTGCTTTACAAGTTCTTTAGAAAGTAATAAGGTCAAATTAGAAAGGAGGGGGGGGTCACTCAGCCTGATCAAAATGCACATCGTGGCTGTGTTTCTGTCAGCAGAAAAGAAAGACACCCCTCCCTTCCAGACTCACACAGCAGCTCTCTCTTGTCGAATTAAATCAGGAAAGGAGAAATGTGGGCAGGCACGTAGTACTAAAAAATCTGCTTAAGAATCAAGGTGACCCAAAAAAACAGGCTTACACATTAAACAGACATTGTTTtggtttctcttcttcttcttcttttttttatagagtGAACCGTGTTACCTTTATCTTGGCGGTAAGGTTTTTGGCCGGCTCCACcatgaaatgaaaacactgcATCATCTTGGCTGGTCTGTAATAAGAATCCTTTagtgaaaaaacacaaatacaataaaTTATAAATGTTAGTTTAGAAAATGATTTCACAGCAAAAACTTTTCCTGTTGCAGCCTGCACACTTGGACAAAAGACACTAGAGGTTACATGGTTATATCTGAAATCAGCAGTGCTGGAATGTAAGTGCATTCAAActcaaataataacaataaataaaaacaattttgacatacttgtactttacttgagtattttcattttatgttattttatattcctacatttcagagagacatGTTGTAATTTTTaccccactacatttattttatacttttcaGATGAAAAATATATggtatatatgtaaataaaatggATGCAGTACTATATTAGCCAGTAGTATCAAATGACCTTGACACTGGTCTTTATTGAGCCTGTAAACTGGAGCACTGCTAATGTTTACTTCCAAAACACCAGCATGTGATGCAAATCATTTAACACGTGATGCAGAAGACAATTCCAGTGTGATCGCAACAGCTTATTAAAAGTGAGGGATGTAGCATCCTCAGCTTCAGCAGGCATTACTAAACACATAAAGTTAATCAAGTCATTATCTCTGGAGAGACATGAGGAATGGGTCCAACAGGAAGTCTTTCAGGAGGTCACATTCGAGGCCAGAACACATAAGTGTTCATTAACTGGAGCAGAATCGAGCAATCAGAGCAGGCAGTCCAAAACGTGACTGGCCCTGCACACTTCCAGCTGCCAGTCTGAGTGTGTCCTTGGTTAATTTCTCTATTTTCTGTCCACCCCACTTACTTTCTCTCCATCGTCATCTGCAGAAAAATGCATGAGCTCAGTCTGTGTCTGGTTGGCACTGAAGCCGTTGGGATGCAATTTTAAACAGGTTTACGTGCAGACCCAGACTGAGGATGACGTGGGTGAATGCAATGCCATAAATAAATCCTATCTGTACTTACTATGTGCCCCATTTACTTAATCAACACTAGTGTTTATCTACAGTTTCACTAATTAAACACAGCCATAGACAGGTCTGGTTTGGCTATGAATGAAgttatgcagttttttttattttttatcagtgCAGTCATGCTCCACAAAGCTGCAGCACTCAGGTATTTTGTACAGTACCTGTGTATGTGGTTCATATgtcgtgttcctttaatgtgcAGTAATGATGATTCATACTGAGCTAAATATTACACTATTACATTTTTGCAAAGATAGGCCTATTTAAATGCAGCAACTGATATCAAACTAAGGCAGATGAAAAGAATTGCTCTGTTAACGGGTTATCAATGTCTTGGGGAAACATGACCATGCAGTTTTTGCAGAGCGACCCAGTTAGAGGCCAGCTGATGACTGCGCATGAGGTAGCCTAAACACAACTGCCGTATGACTTTGCGGCAAATCTGGATTATATCTGCAGTTAGACTCCTTATGCACGTTTTAAAATATGATGTATCTGCCGCTCTGCACGCAACAGAATGAAATGTtatatagcctacatttatGCGAGTTATTTCATATAACTGCAGTGCGTCCTTCACACAACAACCCAAATAAGACACGGTTGATGATAACGCGCATATATATAACGCACGAGCCTACCTTTGTCCTCTGGTAAAGaagttttcttcttctcttgccttaagagcgagcagccgcccgTGTCTGGAGGAAGTGTTATAGGCTTTGTGCTGCAGTGTCTGACCTTGTTTACATGCCAGACTGACAGTCGGCTGCTCGAGCACGTTCGGTTTTCTTCGTCAGTGACGAACGAGGTGTCCCATTGGACAAAGCGCGCTGCCATATTTGTAAGGTAATTATGACGCGcatcaggggcgtagcacagcATTCTGGGTCTTgaagaaaggcattttctatggggcCCCTctccgcatccacagctattcattatATTCTAGCATTATATTCATTatattctagcatctttttgggcccttcTCACATACTcaggtactcagtcccctttttgcccccagtccgacgcccctgacGCTCATACTGACCATATACTGACACAGGTTTACATTTTGGAGAAGTGGAAGTACATTTGCTCTAGTGTTGTACGTATAGTTTTGAGCCACttgtatttcacttttttttctccacttccTGCTACTTTATTATTTTCCTCCATTACATTAGAGGGAACTATTGTACCTTTTACCCCACTACATCAATTCATTGTCACTTTGCatattttatacaaaacatatgatcaCTCACTTTATAATATGGCTAACAGCATATTAAGTTGTAAAAATGAGCTCCATATTGACCAGAtccaacattaaaatgcttctTACATTTTTATACATCAGTAATAActctaaaatatataataatataagtcAGCGGCCATTCTGCTGCATAACAATATTCCAAAGTAAAATTTataatgcaggacttttgctTGTAACTGAGAATTCTTACAATGTTGTACTGGGATCAGAATACTACCAATAATACCAGCGAGACTTGAATTTATGATGGTATTTTAAATTTAAGCCTGATACATGTTCACAGGGATATTAACTTAGACTGCTGCCCCCTCTGGCCTAATGGCTCATAGACTTGATGTGTGAAATATCAATAACACAGGGAATATCGTAGGTTTGCTTCTTATTTCTCATTAAAAGGTTGGGCTCGTATAATCACTGCTGTGAATGTGATTGAAACAGGTCAAAAgttgtatatatatagtatataatatacaatattttgtataatataTTGTgacacaatatttaaaaaaacccaattatcggccgtcggacagtctggcgaggttggtgactcgagtctgtttggtgtgttccgtgccgtcgtcagtcagAGGAGCCGTCAGTGtttattttggccgatttgacttgttgaatcggccagcgGGCAGTCAGagtcaatgaccaatctgattggtggaatgCTAGCCTTTGAATCAGTGCTTCTTCCACAAGAGGAAGCCCAAGAGCTGGcaacgccagtatcttcttattactagccatattttcttccgttcagcgagtcatgacaacaacgatccttcttgactactatcaacactctccgatgaaaacaatgactgacgacagcgtgctctgtgtttactaggtctagagagatgttccgtcatttccggttttaattttttgggcgacagattagcgccgcctgctgttatggagacatattacgtctcgcgcacaaCGTaggctcaagtcggcgtcgcttcggtgtgttccgaggcacttttttgaccaactcggggagacgggagccgactgatcaggccaactgccttttctgccgacggtcagccatcaggttggtgtgtcagagccttaagagCTGACAGAAAAAGATTATACGAGCTAAAAAAATGGATTCAAGGAGCTTCAGTCTAAATCGGGGTGATCCAAGGGGCAGGAATCTCACTGAATTTTAAGAAGTATGAAACCACagaaaaaaagcctcagatTACTAGTTGGACAAGAATCTCCTTTTAAAGGAAGTTTCCTTTCTGTCTTTCACACACCCCCACATACATAGTCACGGAAATATAACTATCAAAGGCCAGCCTTGCTATGAGTGATACTGCAGCTGTTTGTAACTACTGATCTTGATCATGCTTGTTAAACATTCATAATGTGCTAATACTGCTGTATAATTAGAACTGTCCatcaacaaaacaagaaaagtatttatttcatttgtttcagGAGTCACTCATTTTGCTtctataaatacagtacatgacaATGTGCAGGACAAACATTTGCCGTGTGTACATGATAGGTTGCAGAGAATAACTTTGTaggataaagaaaaacaaagcagGTCTCGACAAGGAACTTGGtatttcttcgctgttttcaTTTCGCTCCACTTCGCTGTGCTCCGTGACGCCTGTTCTTAGAGAACAGAACAAACTAATCAATGTTTTCTGTCCTAGCTAGGCAAAAGTGTGAAATGATCAAGAGTCCCATCTGCCTCAACAGAAAAGAAATGTGTGGTAACATTTCTcaggatatacagtatgtctgaaTATAACTTCATGGAAGGCACTCTCATTAGCACCTTGTGTAGTTCTCCCTCTCACAGGATGAATCACATGCTGTATGGAAGTATAGCACAGCTTTGTTAGGGTAAAGAATCaatcagtcagtcaatcaatcatTAATCATCAATAGTCAATCAATCGATTGAAtaaattttatttgtcacatgaaatcgtacGAGGTATAATTCCAGTGAAATTtaatcccatcagctccttcaacttgCACATGATTCATTATAAAGCAGAATGTGGCCGTCAGATCGGCACACAGAATAAGAGTCATCTGGTTGAAAGGCACCAGCACTCAAAGATCCAGCCAAGTCTCTGCAACAGGACACCATGGTCCCAACATCCCGTTGGAATCCAGAGAAGTTGCAGTCAGTGTTCAATTCCTCCACGCTTGCCCCGGTGCCCTCCCTAGAGATGGAGACGGATGTAAAGATGGTCTTGCTTGTCCAAGTAGTCGGGATCGTAACCAAAGGTCGTAGCTGATAAGCCTTACATTTGCCTCTGTATTCACTCTGATGTTTACACTTGACTGCTAGCCCAGGTTAGCAGAGTGCAGGAGCAGGAGACTGGCAAGTTGATTTCCTGATTCTGATGAGCGACTCATAGCCACACGCCATCACCATCCAATGTCAACCACGTCAAAGACAACTAATATTTGTAAATTAGACAATTCAGGATGCATTTTGCAGAGCTGACAGAGAGGCGACTGGAGCAGTCCACGCCTTCTAGAAGACATAGAAATGTCTGTGtttgacacagacacaaacaggtCTCCAATAATCTTACAATCCAGACAATGAAGTCTCTGGTTTTAGGAACAGCACAATAAAAGAGAAGACAAGTGTAATCAACAAAGTAAATAGTGGTTTCCTTCTTGGTATGTTGTAGTCCACAACTTTCTTCTTCAAGGTGTACCAGCCACCTCAGAAAAAAGTCAATAATCAATACTGTTAATATCCAGTGATTCTCTGCTAAAATATATCAGCATGGCAGAGTGTAACTGTCACAAAGTGTTTTTAACATTCAAACGTGCCAAGCCAAATGTGTCCTTATGGTTGCTCCTTTTATCAGCTATCACTCAAGATAAACTCAGCCTTCTTGAGGTATGTGAATCAGCTTGTGTGAAGGACCCAGACATGATTCAATCTTCAACACTTGTGTTCTTTTGGTAACTTCATCTGTAAAGCTATCACGTGCCTTTCACATTCATCAGCTTGAGATGCTTGCTCAGTAATCACACATGTAGAACAGTGCTATTGGTGTTATCACAGTTGACTGGATGATGTGTGTCGGGCCCTATGTTGGTGTACGTACTCTGAGGAGGGGAGATGTCCAGACTGGATGAGAGGATGTTGTACGGCAGCTCCATTGACTGGCAGATACTCTCTTCATATGTTGGAGGAGGCTGTcggaaaatgcagaaaaataagatagattttaaaaacatacaacCTATTTATTTTCCTCACTTGCTAAAAGACACTGCCCTTGCTATCCTGTCTAGTATAAGTGTGTGAAGCCATTTGAGACTATTAATGTGATTTTACTGGCATGCACAAGTCAGAAACTCTCAAGAATTCTTCAGGAAAGACAGAAGTTGTTTTCCCAGGATGAAAGTGTTGCTCGGGAAACACCCCGCGTTTGATATCTATCCTCAAAAAAATAAGTGGGACATGTTTGTAGTTACATATACCAATTAATCTCCACGTTGGCCGCCTAGAACATATTTGTCTCCAATGCATAATCTTTCTGATCACATCTGGCAGATTCACACTTCCCGACTGGGTCTTCTTATCTTTTAATTGCTTGGGGACCCTCGGGCGACAAGAGCAACCCTACAACCCTGCCCTCTGTGTGATACACACACCAGGTCGCAAAGTTTTACTACTCTCCTGCCTCGGGCTGCACGCCAGACACGGGCAAATTAAGGAGGCCATCAGTTGAACTCTATTTAGGGGGAGGGAGACTTTTCTGTGAATAGTGATGGGTTGACTGGAAAGTACTGTGTGTttctttgcgtgtgtgtgtgtgtgtgtgtgtgtgtgtgtgtgtgtgtgtgtgtgtgtgtgtgtgtgtgtgtgtgtgtgtgtgtgtgtgtgtgcgcgaaaGAGAGTAAGAGATGGGCAGCCATGCTAAGTACTGTTTAAGTAAGGAAAAAAGGAGAggtcaaagaagaagaaaaaacaccaGTAGAAGACGGGAGCACCAAGCTGCATTCCCGGTCACTGTTTGCATTCAGGATGCAGGCTTTAATTTTGTTTGATGTGCCTTTTTCTCATTACCTTGTTTGCTCAAGCGTCAAAAGCTCAGCGAAAGATCAACACGGTAAAACCTTGAAACGCGGCCGCCAGTGCAATTCAGCTGCGCGCATCAGATGAGCCGATAGCGTCTCCTGTTTACTACAGTCTGAATGCAATCTAATCTTTGAACAAGCTCTTGTTACAATATTGTATGACAGCGTGGTCATAATAGAAAAAGCCTGCTTCTTATTATCTCCATTCACTGTGAGACTACACATGAGGGGCATCCCAAATAAGATGAGATATGAGCGTTAGCATTCTTTGAAACTGTAATAGGACTACAATATCTTCTCTGTTCCCAGACTTAACAACAGCACCTGAAATACATTCATTGTCAAAGCATTTGGGACTGTATCAAGTGCTGTGACACAGTTCTAATCCCTACTTTAGCCAACCTCAGTCACAATGGGTCCATTGAGGCCGAAGCGGTCTGCGATCATTAGGTGGATCTGCCTCTGGCGGTCCTTCTTTCGGACGCTCTCGTAGGAGGGGAGTCTCGGCAGGGGGGCCTCCAGCGTCGGCAGGCTGTAGCTGGAGGGCAGGCCGACGTAGAACAGCTGACCTGcctgctgagacacacacaggcccaaACACAGAGGGACACTTATGAAGGATGGGAAACAGAAGCTTTTATGTGCTGAGGATTTGTGGATCATTGAAACccactttaaagctgcagtcaTTGAAACATTCATTTCAGAGGTTTGTAATGCCCGATCTACCCAGTGATATGTGTACTGTACAATATGTGTTGTAAGAGGGAACTGAGAGTGTGTCTATATCCGCTGCAACAGTGTACACTGAAGGCAAGACTGATGCTTTAAGTGGCCAACAGCAGATCATACTAACATACTCGACTCTCTCACCTGAGTGTTGTTGTCATCCATGATCTGAGTCTGCTCCAGACAAGGAGATCCCACcagtgtctgtctgctgctgtaGTACTGAGGAGGAGCATCCTGTAAAACCAGTAAGCAATAATGACTGGAATAAGTGTCTCAGAAAGCAAAGCCTTTTAGTCATTAATTACAAGCATTAATCTGTTTATATTTGAACTACTAAGTGTACTGCAATTAGTCAAAAATCCACTTGTTTCAGCCCAATTGACCAATGTTCATGCCTTGTTTAATCACTGTAGACCCTGGCTGGTTTAGCAATACCATAAATTATCTGATCGGTAAGACGACCACCCTCCAATTTCCCTGCCTCCTCCCAGTCCCACCCACTCTAAACGAGACCTGTCAGAGTCTCACTGTATAAGGGTGCAACAATCCTGAAAAAAGACTGCCAGGAAAACTAGGTAATTGCCTT
Encoded here:
- the LOC114570137 gene encoding uncharacterized protein LOC114570137 produces the protein MWTPCHPVWDRADNEEQRQTWSPFLSLTVLYTMRAFGLGLMSSGGFLKGTLTVYTEEMSTTASPTIPSSQLTSDQLTVVAASFSSLVFFVVIVVLLSIIYRKDLQCCKLGSYQGPHADMDAPPQYYSSRQTLVGSPCLEQTQIMDDNNTQAGQLFYVGLPSSYSLPTLEAPLPRLPSYESVRKKDRQRQIHLMIADRFGLNGPIVTEPPPTYEESICQSMELPYNILSSSLDISPPQSTYTNIGPDTHHPVNCDNTNSTVLHV